Proteins encoded in a region of the Synechococcus sp. BIOS-U3-1 genome:
- a CDS encoding UvrD-helicase domain-containing protein, with translation MSFLAGLNDAQRRAVDHHEGPLLVVAGAGSGKTRALTHRIAHLIGEHGADPSQILAVTFTNKAAREMKERLELLLAQRLAQSQFGQPWSTLPPVEQRQLRSRIYREVTKELWIGTFHALFARMLRYDIDKFKDKEGLTWTKQFSIYDEADAQSLVKEIVTQELQLDPKRFEPKKVRWAISNAKNQGWLPEQMEANSEGQRGKLAADVYRRYRKALAANNALDFDDLLLLPVQLLQQNEQVRSYWHRRFAHVLVDEYQDTNRTQYDLIKLLVTDGKEPQVYDNWSGRSVFVVGDADQSIYSFRAADFTILMGFQDDFGDQAPDDATRTMVKLEENYRSTATILEAANALIANNSERIDKVLRPTRGEGELISLTRCDDEIAEAEAVVHRLRMMEAANPELSWGDMACLYRTNAQSRALEESLVRWRIPYVVVGGLRFYDRREIKDVLGYLRLMINPADTVSLLRVINVPKRGIGKTTIQRLTDAASQLGIPLWDVVSDPEAVRSLGGRSAKGLLQFCELINGLRERVHNTAPSELIQQVMEQSGYVSELITEGTDEAEERRRNLQELVNAGLQYQEENDEGDLEGFLASAALASDADSKDTAADRVTLMTLHSSKGLEFPVVCLVGMEQGLFPSYRSLDDPASLEEERRLCYVGITRAKERLFLSHASERRLWGGMREPAVPSVFLSELPEALVQGEIPRTGGAAIRREQRLDRLTRVDRDTPSPSSAPANAVRRRQAGPAPGKSWSVGDRVMHSSFGEGEVTHTFGSGEKVSIAVKFAGMGPKILDPRLAPIEALDS, from the coding sequence ATGAGTTTTTTAGCCGGCCTTAATGACGCCCAGCGCCGGGCAGTGGATCATCACGAGGGGCCGTTGTTGGTGGTGGCCGGTGCAGGCAGTGGCAAAACGCGGGCTCTGACCCATCGCATCGCTCATCTGATCGGTGAACACGGAGCTGATCCGTCTCAGATCCTTGCGGTGACCTTCACTAACAAGGCGGCTCGGGAGATGAAAGAGCGGTTGGAGTTGCTTCTTGCTCAGCGACTGGCGCAGAGTCAGTTCGGGCAGCCTTGGAGCACCCTGCCACCTGTGGAGCAGCGTCAGCTGCGCTCGCGTATTTACCGCGAGGTCACCAAGGAGCTGTGGATCGGCACCTTCCATGCCTTGTTCGCGCGCATGCTGCGCTACGACATCGACAAGTTCAAAGACAAAGAGGGACTCACCTGGACCAAGCAGTTCTCGATCTACGACGAGGCCGATGCTCAGAGCCTGGTGAAGGAGATCGTGACCCAAGAGCTGCAGCTCGATCCCAAGCGTTTTGAGCCTAAGAAGGTGCGCTGGGCGATTAGTAACGCCAAAAACCAGGGCTGGCTCCCGGAGCAGATGGAAGCCAACTCCGAGGGGCAGCGCGGCAAGCTCGCAGCGGATGTTTATCGCCGCTATCGCAAGGCCCTGGCTGCCAATAACGCTCTCGACTTTGATGATCTGCTGCTGCTTCCCGTGCAGCTGTTGCAGCAGAACGAGCAGGTTCGCAGTTACTGGCATCGCCGCTTCGCCCACGTGCTTGTGGATGAATATCAAGACACCAACCGCACTCAGTACGACCTGATCAAGCTTCTTGTCACCGATGGCAAGGAACCCCAGGTTTACGACAACTGGTCAGGGCGTTCGGTGTTTGTGGTGGGGGATGCCGATCAGAGCATCTACAGCTTCCGTGCTGCCGATTTCACCATCCTGATGGGCTTTCAGGACGACTTCGGCGACCAGGCGCCGGACGATGCTACGCGCACCATGGTGAAGCTGGAGGAGAACTATCGCTCTACCGCAACGATCTTGGAGGCGGCCAATGCTCTGATTGCCAACAACAGCGAGCGCATCGACAAGGTGCTGCGTCCCACCCGTGGCGAAGGGGAGTTGATTTCACTCACCCGCTGCGATGACGAGATTGCCGAGGCCGAAGCTGTGGTGCATCGGCTTCGCATGATGGAAGCCGCCAATCCCGAGCTGAGCTGGGGTGACATGGCCTGTCTGTATCGCACCAATGCCCAGTCTCGAGCACTGGAGGAATCGCTGGTGCGTTGGCGGATCCCCTACGTGGTGGTGGGTGGTCTGCGCTTTTACGACCGCCGTGAGATCAAGGATGTGCTCGGCTATTTGCGCCTGATGATCAACCCGGCTGACACCGTCAGCCTGTTGCGGGTCATCAACGTCCCGAAGCGAGGCATCGGCAAAACCACGATTCAGCGGCTCACGGATGCGGCGAGTCAGCTGGGAATTCCGCTCTGGGATGTGGTGAGCGACCCGGAAGCGGTGCGCTCCTTGGGAGGCCGCTCGGCTAAGGGGCTACTGCAGTTCTGTGAACTGATCAATGGGCTGCGCGAGCGCGTTCACAACACGGCGCCTTCGGAACTGATTCAGCAGGTGATGGAGCAAAGCGGCTACGTCAGTGAGCTGATCACCGAGGGCACCGATGAAGCCGAAGAGCGCCGGCGCAATCTGCAGGAGTTGGTCAATGCCGGCTTGCAGTATCAGGAAGAGAACGATGAAGGCGATCTCGAGGGTTTCCTGGCGTCAGCTGCCCTGGCCAGCGATGCTGATAGCAAAGACACTGCAGCCGATCGTGTCACATTGATGACGCTGCACAGCAGCAAGGGCCTGGAGTTTCCTGTGGTCTGCCTGGTGGGGATGGAGCAGGGGCTCTTCCCCAGTTATCGATCGCTGGATGATCCTGCCTCCTTAGAAGAGGAGCGACGCCTCTGTTATGTGGGCATTACCCGGGCCAAAGAACGGCTGTTCCTGTCCCATGCCAGCGAGCGCCGACTCTGGGGCGGAATGCGTGAACCGGCCGTGCCCAGTGTGTTTTTATCCGAACTACCGGAAGCTCTGGTGCAAGGCGAAATCCCCCGCACCGGCGGAGCAGCAATCCGTCGTGAGCAACGTCTTGATCGGCTCACCCGTGTGGACCGCGACACTCCCAGTCCCAGTAGTGCGCCTGCCAACGCTGTCCGTCGCCGTCAGGCTGGACCTGCTCCTGGAAAGAGCTGGAGTGTGGGAGACCGGGTGATGCACAGCAGCTTTGGAGAAGGTGAAGTCACGCACACCTTCGGCAGTGGCGAGAAGGTTTCGATCGCGGTGAAATTTGCTGGCATGGGGCCCAAGATCCTCGATCCGCGTCTGGCGCCGATTGAAGCTCTCGACAGCTAA
- the selD gene encoding selenide, water dikinase SelD gives MSGLVLAGGGHSHALVLRRWAMKPSKRPNQLITLVSRTSTALYSGMVPGLIAGVYQRDEVAVDLRDLADQAGVALVVAEITGLDLQNQQLQLNQRPALPYEHLSLNLGAVTSSSPAPTPGLVPIKPLEPALAFLADQDEQMGKPANASSPFQVVGSGLAAVETVLALRQRWPRRPLLLRIHPAKLKPVLKRALLEASIQLIETRNLDPTNQLETAAGLLCTGSQAPQRLTSSGLPCCPNSGRIRTEVSLQVIGQPNLFAAGDCALIDAQPRSPSGVWAVRAAKPLARNLEAACNGQPLRNWRPQRQALQLLGGFNKGQPTAWALRGSALLGPHPLLWRLKAIIDARFMAMFRHRRSMDSAETMACRGCAAKLPAGPLESALQQAGIATLGTNPEDAAVLPLGTAAGSAPVLQSVDGFPALVSDAWLNGRVTALHACSDLWACGARVLAAQAVVTLPEASESAQETLLAQTLAGIRSALDPQGAQLIGGHTLEARDGLVQPPLSRAVQIVLSVSGQTVEAFWPKAGLQAGDRLLLSRPLGTGVLFAAAMAGATPAPALDLALEQMGRSQHVLLEELLALQTKHPNAIHAATDITGFGLLGHLDEMLRNTGLNVVLNGHEIPALPGALSLLAKGYASSLAPANRRAWRLLDNGSVNLQLAGIDPGSKQHQALLELLVDPQTCGPLLISVEADIAQQLTTQPQSPWTDIGSVRSR, from the coding sequence ATGAGCGGTCTTGTGCTGGCTGGTGGTGGGCACAGTCACGCACTGGTCTTGCGGCGCTGGGCCATGAAGCCCAGCAAGCGCCCCAATCAACTAATCACGCTGGTGAGCCGCACGAGCACCGCTTTGTATTCAGGCATGGTGCCTGGGCTGATTGCAGGGGTCTATCAACGCGACGAGGTGGCAGTCGACCTGCGCGACTTGGCCGATCAGGCCGGCGTGGCGCTGGTGGTGGCCGAGATCACCGGTCTGGATCTCCAAAACCAGCAACTGCAACTGAATCAACGCCCGGCACTCCCCTACGAGCACCTCAGCCTCAACCTGGGCGCCGTGACGTCAAGCAGCCCAGCGCCAACTCCAGGACTAGTGCCAATCAAACCGCTGGAACCAGCACTGGCCTTTCTGGCCGACCAGGACGAACAGATGGGCAAGCCGGCTAATGCAAGCTCGCCTTTTCAGGTGGTCGGCAGCGGCCTGGCTGCAGTGGAGACAGTCTTAGCTCTGAGGCAGCGATGGCCAAGGCGTCCTCTTCTACTGCGCATCCACCCGGCAAAGCTGAAACCAGTGCTGAAACGGGCGCTGCTAGAAGCATCCATCCAGCTCATTGAAACGCGCAACCTAGATCCAACCAATCAGCTTGAAACCGCTGCAGGGCTGCTTTGCACTGGCAGCCAAGCACCCCAGCGGCTGACCTCCAGCGGCCTGCCCTGCTGCCCAAACAGCGGTCGGATCCGCACCGAAGTAAGCCTTCAGGTGATCGGACAGCCCAATCTCTTCGCCGCAGGCGACTGCGCTCTGATCGATGCACAACCCCGTTCCCCATCAGGAGTTTGGGCCGTACGGGCCGCCAAACCATTGGCCCGAAACCTGGAAGCCGCTTGCAATGGTCAACCTTTACGAAACTGGCGACCCCAGCGACAGGCACTGCAACTGCTGGGCGGGTTCAACAAGGGTCAACCCACAGCTTGGGCACTACGGGGCTCAGCTCTGCTCGGCCCTCATCCACTGCTATGGCGCCTCAAAGCGATCATTGATGCGCGCTTTATGGCGATGTTTCGGCACAGAAGATCCATGGACAGCGCCGAAACAATGGCCTGCAGGGGCTGTGCGGCCAAGCTTCCTGCTGGGCCCCTGGAGAGTGCTCTGCAGCAGGCCGGCATCGCAACGCTTGGCACAAACCCGGAAGATGCCGCAGTGCTGCCGTTGGGTACCGCCGCGGGCAGCGCTCCTGTGCTGCAAAGCGTGGATGGTTTTCCAGCCCTGGTCAGTGATGCCTGGCTGAACGGACGAGTTACGGCCCTGCATGCCTGCTCCGATCTCTGGGCCTGCGGTGCGCGGGTGCTAGCAGCCCAGGCCGTGGTCACCCTTCCCGAAGCCAGTGAGTCAGCTCAGGAAACCCTGCTGGCCCAGACGCTGGCCGGGATTCGCTCCGCCCTTGATCCCCAGGGCGCCCAGCTGATTGGTGGTCACACCTTGGAGGCTCGCGATGGCCTGGTCCAGCCGCCGCTCAGCCGAGCGGTGCAGATAGTGCTGAGCGTCAGCGGCCAAACCGTTGAAGCCTTCTGGCCCAAAGCAGGGCTTCAGGCTGGAGACAGACTGCTGCTCAGCAGGCCGCTGGGAACAGGAGTGCTATTTGCCGCGGCCATGGCCGGTGCAACTCCAGCTCCAGCTTTGGATTTAGCCCTCGAACAAATGGGCAGGAGCCAGCACGTCTTGCTGGAAGAGCTTCTAGCTCTGCAAACCAAACATCCAAATGCCATTCATGCCGCGACCGACATCACTGGCTTCGGGTTGCTGGGGCATCTGGACGAAATGCTGCGTAATACTGGCCTGAACGTGGTGCTCAACGGCCACGAGATCCCTGCACTCCCAGGAGCTCTTTCGCTACTGGCCAAGGGCTATGCCAGCAGCCTGGCCCCCGCTAACCGACGAGCCTGGAGATTGCTGGACAACGGATCCGTGAATCTGCAGTTGGCCGGAATCGATCCAGGTAGTAAGCAGCATCAAGCCCTGCTGGAGCTGCTAGTGGATCCGCAGACCTGTGGACCGCTGCTGATCAGCGTTGAAGCAGATATCGCCCAGCAGCTAACGACTCAACCGCAAAGCCCATGGACAGACATCGGCAGCGTGCGATCGCGCTGA
- the galE gene encoding UDP-glucose 4-epimerase GalE, which yields MSQLLITGGAGFIGSHTCLVLLQEGHDLIVLDDYSNSSPVALERVVALAGLQASGERSKERLQLIQGDIRDITCLEKVFIDARNAGKPIEAVIHFAGLKAVGESVREPLRYWDVNLTGSRCLLAAMNTHGCRTLVFSSSATLYGYPKDEPIPESAPIQPINPYGHSKAAVEQLLHDLASSAPNQWRIACLRYFNPVGAHPSGKIGEDPLGTPNNLFPFVSQVAVGRRKSLQVFGGDWPTSDGTGVRDYIHVMDLAEGHRAALDCMLAEPAQLLTLNLGSGQGASVLEVVRAFERASGRPVPYDVVARRNGDAAITVADPAMAFQRLGWQTQSGLDEICRDGWAWQSANPTGYSDQE from the coding sequence ATGTCACAGCTGTTGATCACAGGAGGCGCAGGCTTCATCGGCAGCCACACCTGTCTGGTGCTGTTGCAAGAAGGGCACGACCTAATCGTTCTGGATGACTACAGCAACAGCTCACCGGTGGCTCTTGAAAGAGTGGTAGCACTGGCCGGGCTACAGGCTTCTGGAGAGAGAAGCAAAGAACGCTTGCAGCTCATCCAAGGCGACATCCGTGACATCACTTGCCTGGAGAAGGTGTTCATCGATGCCCGCAACGCTGGCAAGCCGATCGAAGCGGTCATTCATTTCGCCGGGCTGAAAGCCGTTGGTGAATCGGTGCGTGAACCGCTGCGTTATTGGGACGTGAATCTGACTGGCAGCCGCTGTCTGCTGGCAGCCATGAACACCCATGGCTGCCGCACCTTGGTGTTCAGCAGCAGCGCAACGCTCTATGGCTACCCAAAAGACGAACCGATCCCAGAATCAGCGCCCATTCAGCCGATCAACCCCTACGGCCACTCCAAAGCAGCGGTTGAACAGCTCTTACACGATCTAGCCTCCAGTGCTCCCAACCAATGGCGCATTGCCTGCCTGCGTTATTTCAATCCCGTGGGAGCGCATCCCAGCGGCAAGATCGGAGAAGATCCACTGGGTACCCCCAACAACCTGTTCCCCTTCGTGAGTCAGGTGGCCGTTGGCAGGCGCAAATCTCTCCAGGTGTTCGGAGGCGACTGGCCCACCAGCGATGGCACCGGTGTTCGTGATTACATCCACGTGATGGATCTGGCGGAAGGCCACCGAGCTGCTCTCGACTGCATGCTCGCTGAACCAGCACAACTGCTCACCCTCAATCTGGGCAGTGGCCAGGGTGCCTCTGTGCTGGAGGTGGTCCGTGCCTTTGAACGCGCTAGCGGTCGCCCAGTGCCCTACGACGTGGTGGCTCGACGCAATGGAGATGCAGCCATCACTGTTGCCGATCCCGCAATGGCTTTTCAACGGCTTGGTTGGCAAACGCAGAGCGGCCTAGACGAGATCTGCCGTGACGGCTGGGCCTGGCAGTCGGCCAATCCAACGGGCTACAGCGATCAAGAATGA
- the hisS gene encoding histidine--tRNA ligase, translating to MTQLQSLRGMVDLMPAQTHRWQAVEAIARAHFGRSGFKEIRTPILEVTELFARGIGEATDVVGKEMYSFQDRGDRSCTLRPEGTASVVRAAVQHGLLSQGAQKLWYGGPMFRYERPQAGRQRQFHQIGVEWLGVSSARSDAEVIVLAWDLLASLGLCGLDLQINSLGTPEDRQSYRDQLVAWLEARSDHLDADSQQRLTTNPLRILDSKNSQTQELLSDAPTLLDALCADSAQRFEAVQSFLVAMGIPFSINERLVRGLDYYGHTAFEITSNQLGAQATVCGGGRYDGLVQQLGGPVTSAIGWALGMERLLLVLEAAASADPDGVASRLTTSNVPDFYLVNRGEKAEASALVLARKLRDAGFSVEIDDSGAAFGKQFKRADRSGAAWAVVIGDQEAEVSQFLIKPLHAEGDEHRLALEDFQDVVGILQG from the coding sequence GTGACTCAGCTGCAGAGCCTGCGCGGCATGGTGGATCTAATGCCTGCCCAAACTCATCGCTGGCAGGCGGTGGAAGCAATAGCTAGGGCGCATTTTGGACGTTCTGGGTTTAAGGAGATCCGCACGCCGATCCTTGAGGTCACAGAATTGTTCGCCAGAGGGATTGGCGAGGCCACCGATGTGGTGGGCAAGGAGATGTATAGCTTCCAGGATCGAGGGGATCGTTCCTGCACGCTCCGACCTGAAGGAACAGCCTCTGTGGTTCGTGCCGCCGTTCAGCATGGTCTTCTCAGCCAAGGCGCCCAGAAGCTTTGGTACGGCGGTCCGATGTTCCGGTATGAACGGCCTCAGGCGGGTCGCCAGCGCCAGTTTCATCAAATCGGTGTTGAGTGGCTGGGTGTCAGTTCTGCTCGTAGCGACGCGGAGGTGATTGTTTTGGCCTGGGATTTGTTGGCATCTCTCGGGCTCTGTGGCCTTGACCTGCAGATCAATAGTCTCGGAACACCAGAAGATCGTCAGAGCTATCGCGATCAGTTGGTTGCCTGGCTCGAAGCTCGGTCCGACCATCTGGATGCTGATTCGCAGCAACGACTTACCACCAACCCTTTGCGCATCCTCGACAGCAAGAACTCGCAGACCCAGGAGTTGCTTTCAGACGCGCCCACGCTTCTTGATGCTCTCTGTGCTGACAGTGCTCAGCGGTTTGAAGCGGTGCAGAGTTTTCTTGTTGCCATGGGAATTCCCTTCTCGATTAATGAACGTCTCGTGCGTGGACTCGATTACTACGGTCATACCGCTTTTGAGATCACCAGTAATCAGCTCGGCGCTCAAGCCACTGTCTGTGGTGGAGGTCGCTACGACGGTCTGGTTCAACAGCTTGGAGGTCCGGTCACGTCAGCTATTGGCTGGGCTCTCGGCATGGAGCGTCTGTTGTTAGTGCTCGAGGCCGCGGCGTCAGCGGATCCAGATGGGGTGGCGTCACGGCTCACGACCAGCAATGTTCCGGATTTTTACCTCGTCAACCGCGGCGAAAAAGCTGAAGCGTCCGCTTTGGTGCTGGCGCGCAAGTTGCGAGACGCAGGATTTTCTGTAGAGATTGATGACTCTGGGGCGGCCTTTGGCAAGCAGTTCAAGCGCGCCGATCGCAGTGGTGCTGCCTGGGCTGTCGTGATCGGTGATCAGGAGGCGGAGGTTAGTCAATTTTTAATCAAGCCCCTTCATGCTGAGGGTGATGAGCATCGTCTTGCTCTCGAAGACTTTCAGGATGTTGTCGGCATTTTGCAGGGTTAA
- a CDS encoding class I SAM-dependent methyltransferase: MLEPLREHVQTFSALDLGCGRGEWLELLEAQGASARGIDLDSAQLESCHKRGLKASCNNALDELRALEENSQTLITAFHLAEHLPNEELRHLIQEAHRVLIPGGHLILETPNPDNLCVGSNTFYLDPSHKRPLPAQLLQFLVQHGSFQDAHILRLQHDQDLSQRKSILLRDVLQGVSPDYAVVAIKGGVPHLSETLKSSAKAFGGTTLNDLCHRFDQQQQQLDQQQQQLDQRQLRLFDEHNQLKARLKQLERQHEDFQAELKQERFNLQMVLKSRSWRLTKPLRVIIDLLKR; encoded by the coding sequence TTGCTTGAACCACTAAGGGAGCATGTCCAGACTTTTTCTGCTCTCGATCTGGGCTGTGGCAGGGGTGAATGGCTCGAACTGCTTGAGGCTCAGGGAGCCTCAGCACGAGGAATCGATCTTGATAGTGCACAACTGGAGAGCTGTCACAAGCGCGGACTTAAGGCAAGCTGCAACAACGCATTGGATGAATTAAGAGCGCTAGAGGAGAACAGCCAAACACTCATTACAGCATTTCACCTAGCAGAACATCTTCCCAACGAAGAGCTAAGGCACCTCATCCAAGAAGCCCACAGGGTGCTGATTCCAGGCGGCCATTTAATATTGGAGACCCCAAATCCTGACAATTTATGCGTTGGGAGCAACACTTTTTACCTAGATCCCTCCCACAAACGCCCGCTACCGGCACAACTACTTCAATTCTTAGTTCAACATGGCAGCTTTCAAGATGCTCATATCCTGCGATTGCAACATGATCAAGACTTATCGCAACGCAAATCAATCCTTCTTCGTGATGTCCTTCAAGGCGTCAGTCCCGACTATGCAGTGGTAGCAATCAAGGGTGGGGTTCCCCATCTGAGCGAGACCTTAAAGAGCAGCGCAAAGGCATTTGGCGGAACCACTCTCAATGATCTATGCCATCGGTTTGATCAGCAACAACAGCAACTTGATCAGCAACAACAGCAACTTGATCAGCGACAACTGCGTCTTTTTGATGAGCACAACCAGCTCAAGGCGCGGCTAAAGCAACTTGAACGACAGCATGAAGACTTCCAAGCCGAACTAAAGCAAGAGCGATTCAATCTTCAGATGGTTTTGAAGAGCAGATCATGGCGACTCACCAAACCATTACGAGTAATAATAGACCTGCTAAAGCGATGA
- a CDS encoding ABC transporter ATP-binding protein, with product MVDEQIVLEVNGLSKCFRIYDSPRDRLKQSLWCGRRCYYREFWALRELSFVTQRGEALAIIGRNGSGKSTLLQLICGTLTATAGSVITRGRVAALLELGSGFNPEFSGRENVFLNASLLGLSTQQTLERLDDILAFADIGEFIDQPVKTYSSGMQLRLAFAVVTQADADLLVIDEALAVGDAVFTQRCMRFIHHCRETRTLLLVSHDAASVAALTDRALWLHEGSLQQIGSTPEVMPYYVNFCQRLTGAQQTQAKEETDPPELSIDRSMLTATSSSPEHPALGGGLVHDARQELVNYELLPMDFCCGSFTGGSPSSHTDGCCEVLEVGFEDRRGEPLAFLRGGSVCRLRIQGRVLQTLRSPIIGFAVLDRLGQVLFGENTFGNGVHAEMAVPSGECLEAVFELEWPWLAAGEYVVTVAIASGGRVEHVNHCWLNDCVLITSTPGTRLVSGLFAPPMLRIDLEQKHHG from the coding sequence ATGGTCGATGAGCAGATTGTGCTTGAGGTGAATGGCCTTAGCAAATGCTTTCGGATCTATGACTCTCCGCGAGACCGTCTGAAACAGTCTTTATGGTGTGGTCGACGTTGTTATTACCGTGAGTTTTGGGCTCTTCGCGAGCTGTCATTTGTCACTCAACGGGGAGAGGCACTGGCCATTATTGGCCGTAACGGCAGTGGAAAGAGCACGTTGTTGCAGTTGATCTGCGGCACTCTCACGGCCACTGCTGGAAGCGTGATCACCCGGGGGCGAGTCGCGGCGTTGCTCGAGTTGGGCAGTGGCTTCAATCCCGAATTCAGTGGTCGGGAGAACGTGTTTCTCAATGCTTCTTTGCTCGGTCTTTCGACGCAGCAGACCCTGGAGCGATTGGATGACATCCTCGCTTTCGCTGACATCGGAGAGTTCATCGATCAGCCAGTCAAGACCTATTCCAGCGGCATGCAGTTGCGCTTGGCCTTTGCGGTGGTAACTCAGGCTGACGCAGATCTGCTTGTGATTGATGAGGCTCTCGCGGTGGGTGATGCTGTCTTCACCCAGCGCTGCATGCGTTTTATTCACCACTGCCGTGAAACACGCACATTGTTGTTGGTCAGTCATGACGCTGCATCGGTAGCTGCGCTCACTGATCGGGCACTGTGGTTGCACGAAGGTTCGCTCCAGCAGATCGGGTCTACTCCTGAGGTGATGCCTTATTACGTGAACTTTTGTCAGCGCTTGACAGGGGCTCAGCAGACACAGGCGAAGGAAGAAACTGATCCCCCTGAGCTCTCAATAGACCGCTCAATGCTCACTGCAACGAGCTCCTCCCCAGAGCATCCTGCATTGGGAGGGGGGCTGGTTCACGACGCCCGCCAAGAGCTTGTCAACTATGAGCTGCTTCCTATGGATTTCTGCTGCGGTTCATTCACGGGCGGAAGCCCCAGTTCCCACACCGATGGTTGTTGTGAAGTGCTCGAGGTCGGTTTTGAAGATCGCCGTGGAGAGCCCCTCGCCTTTTTGAGGGGTGGCAGTGTCTGTCGCTTGAGGATTCAAGGGCGCGTGCTGCAAACCTTGCGTTCACCGATCATTGGTTTCGCTGTGTTGGATCGGTTGGGACAGGTTCTGTTTGGGGAAAATACCTTTGGCAATGGAGTGCATGCCGAAATGGCTGTGCCATCTGGAGAATGTTTGGAGGCTGTGTTTGAGTTGGAATGGCCATGGCTTGCCGCCGGTGAATATGTCGTCACGGTGGCGATTGCTAGCGGTGGACGTGTGGAACATGTCAATCACTGCTGGCTCAATGATTGTGTGTTGATTACTTCCACACCAGGTACGCGTTTGGTGAGTGGCCTTTTTGCTCCTCCAATGTTGCGTATTGATCTGGAGCAGAAGCATCATGGCTGA
- a CDS encoding glycosyltransferase, giving the protein MNSFTLIARALKLKLGLALLWTLGQWRLGSLDRRRLLQRSGLFDGRWYSSACRDSLLGELGPLLHYLTRGWLQGLMPAPGFSARRYQHLLKQRGLSPWTEDCSALLDALRRLQSQQLELSALQTLIDRDVPCIVGASEQRPLPLTLVGPFGSATGLGQAARNLAYTFDTAGVSVQFHDLPMAGPLVDTEFATKSSELPDGGTVMLVLPLSRVALAPLHGLRGRRRVLYPSWELEHLPVDCLSLLKDEVDAFWAPSSFIADALKPLGKSVWLFSQPIRIPPSSLVLAAQDERVEAPFTVLTYCDLDSYPARKNPFAALDVFQRAFAGRADVCLTVKLRGRHGGSVRREMRRRVQCDSRVQLLDQTLSREAMDQLLLNCDAFLSLHRSEGVGFGPGEALAAARPVVTTHYGGVTDFIHTHTAFPVGYELVPVKPGQYPHARGQHWAEPNLSEAVKRLRWIEAHRTEAQEHAWAGRSWLQEHQSIDAMAQHLLSKELSIHEG; this is encoded by the coding sequence TTGAACAGTTTCACGCTGATAGCCCGTGCTTTGAAGCTGAAGTTGGGGCTTGCGCTGTTATGGACGCTCGGTCAATGGCGGCTGGGGAGCTTGGACCGTCGCCGGCTTCTGCAGCGTTCTGGTTTGTTTGATGGTCGGTGGTACTCCAGCGCATGCAGAGATTCTTTGCTGGGTGAGCTGGGCCCGCTACTTCACTACCTGACACGCGGCTGGCTTCAGGGTTTGATGCCTGCTCCCGGTTTTAGTGCCAGGCGTTACCAACACCTTCTGAAACAACGGGGACTATCGCCCTGGACTGAGGATTGCAGTGCTTTGCTGGATGCGCTGAGGCGTTTGCAAAGCCAGCAACTGGAGCTCTCCGCACTTCAAACACTCATCGACCGAGATGTGCCATGCATTGTTGGCGCATCAGAGCAGAGACCGTTACCGCTCACTCTGGTTGGTCCGTTTGGATCGGCGACTGGCCTTGGGCAGGCTGCACGGAACCTTGCCTACACATTCGATACAGCAGGTGTCTCCGTTCAGTTTCACGATCTGCCTATGGCAGGCCCCTTGGTGGATACGGAATTTGCCACGAAGTCTTCTGAGTTGCCTGATGGTGGCACCGTGATGCTGGTGTTGCCGCTTTCGCGTGTAGCTCTTGCACCATTGCATGGCTTGCGAGGAAGGCGGAGAGTGCTCTATCCCTCCTGGGAACTTGAACATTTGCCTGTCGACTGTCTTTCTTTGCTGAAAGACGAAGTGGATGCTTTTTGGGCACCTTCCAGCTTCATTGCCGACGCCCTGAAGCCACTAGGCAAGTCAGTGTGGCTCTTCTCTCAGCCCATTCGAATACCTCCCTCTTCTTTGGTTCTGGCTGCTCAGGATGAGCGGGTTGAAGCACCTTTTACTGTGCTCACCTACTGCGATCTTGATTCGTATCCCGCACGTAAGAATCCTTTTGCTGCATTGGACGTGTTTCAGCGGGCGTTTGCTGGTCGTGCTGATGTCTGCCTCACAGTGAAATTGCGCGGCCGCCACGGTGGATCGGTGCGCCGGGAGATGCGCCGCCGCGTGCAATGTGATTCACGTGTGCAGTTGCTGGACCAGACCCTCAGCCGAGAGGCGATGGATCAACTGTTGCTGAATTGTGATGCTTTCTTGTCTCTACACCGTTCCGAAGGAGTCGGATTTGGTCCGGGGGAGGCACTGGCGGCAGCTAGGCCAGTAGTCACAACGCATTATGGCGGTGTGACGGACTTCATTCATACTCATACAGCGTTTCCTGTCGGATATGAGCTTGTTCCGGTCAAGCCAGGTCAGTATCCCCATGCGCGTGGTCAGCACTGGGCTGAGCCTAATTTGTCGGAAGCGGTGAAGCGATTGCGTTGGATCGAGGCGCATAGAACTGAGGCTCAGGAGCATGCCTGGGCTGGACGTTCCTGGCTGCAGGAGCATCAATCCATTGATGCGATGGCTCAACATCTCCTCAGCAAAGAACTCAGCATCCATGAGGGCTGA